A DNA window from Anastrepha obliqua isolate idAnaObli1 chromosome 5, idAnaObli1_1.0, whole genome shotgun sequence contains the following coding sequences:
- the LOC129249066 gene encoding peroxiredoxin-6-like produces the protein MRLGATVPNFKAETTQGPISFYDWQGNSWVVLFSHPSDFTPVCTTELGRIAVHQPEFAKRNAKCLAHSVDDLKSHVNWVNDIKSYCLDIPGEFPYPIIADPHRDLAVLFGMLDEEQKRDPEIGKTIRALYIISPDHKVRVSMFYPMSMGRNVDEILRCIDSLQLTDKLKVVATPANWTPGTKVMILPTVSDEEAKQLFPKGFDKVSMPSGVNYVRTTENY, from the exons ATGCGTTTGGGAGCAACAGTACCGAATTTCAAAGCTGAGACCACTCAGGGTCCCATTAGCTTTTACGATTGGCAAGGAAACTC CTGGGTCGTGCTATTCTCGCACCCTTCGGACTTCACACCCGTCTGCACCACTGAGTTGGGTCGCATCGCTGTTCATCAGCCAGAGTTCGCCAAGCGTAATGCCAAGTGCTTGGCTCACTCCGTGGACGATTTGAAATCCCATGTTAATTGGGTGAACGACATCAAGTCTTACTGCTTGGATATTCCCGGGGAATTCCCCTACCCCATCATTGCCGACCCTCATCGCGATTTGGCTGTACTCTTCGGCATGTTGGATGAAGAACAGAAGCGCGACCCGGAAATCGGGAAAACTATTCGTGCGCTGTACATCATCAGCCCCGATCACAAAGTGCGCGTGTCGATGTTCTACCCCATGTCCATGGGCCGTAATGTTGA TGAGATTCTACGCTGTATCGACTCACTGCAATTGACTGACAAGCTGAAGGTTGTAGCTACACCCGCCAACTGGACT CCTGGCACCAAAGTCATGATTTTGCCCACTGTGTCTGATGAGGAAGCCAAGCAGTTGTTTCCGAAAGGTTTTGATAAGGTGTCGATGCCATCCGGTGTAAATTATGTCAGAACCACTGAGaattattag